The genomic interval TGCCAGCTGCCGGGTCTGCTGTGGTGTCAATGTTCCGGACAGCAAAATGACGATCGTTGTCCAAACTATCATTGCCCTGGTGTAATCTCCACCTTACCCTGAGGACCACGGGTCTGCACTGTGGTAAGAAACCCGCTGAAACTGAGAGATGAATTACGCTGATCGACAATCACAATATCATAATAGTAACGGCCATCAGCAACCAGCCGTCCCGCATCATCCAGTCCATCCCAGAGCAGTCTTGGCGGTGGCGCATCCCAGCCGCTATAACTGCGGATCACTTCTCCAAAGGAATTTTTAATCAGGACCTGCCAGCGCTTTACCGGCTGACGGGAAATTGAGTGAACATCCATCCACAGAACATTGTTCTTATCGGCCGGCGTGGGAGCAAACAGTTTCGGTTGAGCATCAATCCAGACGCGGAAACCGCCAAAATTGACAAACAGCCCGAATTTATGGGTTGGCGCCAGCCGGAATGAGGACTGGTGGTGCAGGAGAAATGCGTAATCAACTCCGAGTGCCATTCTGCCCCACGATTGATGCACGCCGAGTCCGAGACTGATTTCATTGGCATCATAACCTACCCGGTGCACGAGCACCCCGGGAATCAGTTGAAATTCAACCCCTCCATGGGGCTGCAGCTGCAGCTGCCAGCGGCGTGTAGGATTACCCGCTGAATCTACCGCCCGGATCAGCGGTGAAACTGCATCCACCGTAATAAGCGCCCGGCCATTTAATAACCTAGCTGCAGCGCCGGCACGCACTGTTCTGGGATATCGGTCGGACAGAGTGTACAGAGTCAGCACCGGTTCCACCAGATTCTGTACCGCCAGTCCGAAACTGAACGGACCCAGTTTTCTTACCACAATTCCCGCATCCATGCCGATTCCGGCGTCAATATACTGAGCGAGATTTTTAGTAATTAATTTCAGAGCACCACCAATACTCCAGAAATCAGACGGACCGTAGGCATAGGCAACCTGATAGGCATTTTCAGCAAAGATTGTCGGCAGATACTGCCAGTTCTCCGGAGTGCGTGATTCCAGCCCTTCGGCACCGAAGTTCAGAATTCCGATTCCAAAACTTCCCCACTCTCTTGTCGGCAGGACATAGGCAATATATTCCATTCGCGCGCCGTAGAGCTGGGAATGAGCAGCAAGAACCTCATGGGCATTTAACTGGAACAGCCCGGCTGGGTTGAAATAAATCGCCTGGGCATCATCAGCTACCGCAGTAAAAGCCTTGCCCATTCCCAGACTTCTTGGTGCCGCACCGTAATTCAGAAATGCGCCCGGCAGTCCACCTTCGGCAAAAAGGACTACCGGTAAAAGAAGAAGAACCGGTAACTTCTTTACCATACAACTCCCAGCCGGTAGGTTGATTTAAATATGGTGCCGGTATGGAGCTGTCCGATGATCTGAACTGTATAGATACCGGATGCCACCCGTCTGCCCCCACTATTCCGCCCATTCCAGACGATACAGTTGATACCGGCTTGAGCACCAGCTTCTCCTGCCGGAATTACCCGGGAAAAAACTTCATTGCCAAACGGATCATAAATCCGGAAGTCAATCGGGCTGCTCCGGTTGAGGTAATAATAAATCTCCACTGCATCACGATTAAAACCGAATGGATTGGGGAAAGCTACAATTTTACCGGACAAAATTGAACTGTCCGGTATATTGACATAGATTGGAAGCAGTGAATCGGCGGTCCCGCTGCTGATTTGAATCGTATCGAATTCTCCGAATCGCGCGCGGGTGCAGAGAAAGCGGCCAATGGCAATCCCGGAAGTATCGGTCAGCAGTGCATCCTCCAGCATCTCACCGTTTCCTCGCAGGACCATAAAACGGCACACCGACAGCGGAACCGGTTGGCCGTTGGCGTCCCTGACCACCACCCGGATGTAAGCGGTCTCTCCGGCCAGAATCGTGTCAGGAGCTGAAATTTCCAGCTGATTCCCTCTTGCCTTGATTTCCAGCCTTGTGCGATAAGATATATACTGGCTGTTGCGGTCAGCAGCCCAGATATCCTGATTTGAACCGGGGTAGTAAAAGTTGGCATAAAAAACTGCGCTGTCCATAAGTACTGTCTCTGCGGGCTGGAATTCGGCGGCAAAATCAGAATACAGAGAAACCGGCAGCCCCGGGGAACTTACCCGGTTCCAGCACCGGTCACAGGGCAGAATCTTGACTAAAAATGGCTCGCGGACATACTGCGGAACGGGAATTCCTGATTTACCCGGAGTTTGCCACCCAGCACTTGCTGTATCGCCGGGCAGATGTTCCTCCCCGGGAAGCAATACCAGCAGCTGGGCAAAGATACCGGGCGTGATCAGAATTAATGACGAGCTATCGCTGCGAAAATTCTGCCCTGATACCGGCAGGACAAAAAGCTGATGCTGTCCCGCTTGGCGCAGTCTGCCTGTAAACTGACCTACACCGTTGCTGATAAAGGCATTTGATGGCAGTAATGCAAAACTGTCGGTGGCACGAAGCAGAACACTGTCACTGCGCGCATAAACCGGGTTGCACCATGCGTCGGTGAGATATACGCGGAAAATGAAACTGTCACCGGCAGTCTGATTGTCAGGAACTCCCAGCTTGCCTTCTCTGGTCCCGGCGCTTAACTGCTGCCCAGGTAAAACAATAACGAACCGAGCCGGAACACCGGGCAACACTGTAAACTGGTTGCTGCTGCTTGTTACCCGGAGTGAATCATCGGTACAGAGTATCCGCAGACTCTCTGCCAGTGTGACCATTACCTTTCCCTGCCACACGCCATTGCGGAATGGTCCGATTACATTAGGATATATGTAGGTTGCCCCTTTGCTGGTGGAAAGAAAGGCGGGGCGATTGTAATTGTAAACTCCGCCAGACGGATCACGGGCAATGATTGTTACTGCAAGTGACTCGCCGGCATACTGGGGACTGCTGATGGGCGTGAATTCAAATGAATTCAGCTGAGCTATGAGGAGCCAACCCAACGCCGCGCTCATCAGCACGATAATATTATAAGCAATTGTCGTCTGCTTGTCAAATAAAACATTCATACTCCGTGTCACATAGAGATACGGAACGAATTCATCTCGATTGATCGTGTTGACAGCGATCTTAAGGACAAATATCCTTTTTGTGCCGGAACCGGCTTACAGAATGAAACTGTCAGCGGTATGCGCTCTGCTACTCATCGCCACCGGCTTTTTCATCGCAGAACATGTGAACATCTCCTTCTGGCTGCTCCTGACGCTTATTTTTCTGGGGTTAATCCTTATCCGCGCAACCCGGGGTATTTCAGTTTACCTGGTTCTGCTCTGCACCGCATATCTCTATCGACACTCCGCACAACCACCGATAACTCCTCCAATGATCTACAACCTCCGTCATTTTCAGGGAATAGTGATTCAGGAACCGCTTGCCCATCCGGAAATCACCCTGAAACTTCTATCCCCGCTATCGGGCAAAGTTGTGCTCCGGCTCCAGGACTCCATTTCTGGCCTGCGCTATGGAGATCTGCTTTCCATAAATTCACAGATCAGACCGCTCAACTATCCCCGTAATCCCGGACTGCCTGACTACAACCGTCAGCTGTTAAATCAGGGAATTATTGGCCGTGCCAGTGCCCGCCACAGTCAAATCAGACTCATCCGTCGCCGCGTCGGTAATCCGTTATTAAACGGAGTTGTCATGCCGACACGCCGTTACATGATCCATGTTTTCCACCGGTATCTCCCCCAATACGATATCAACCTCCTCCTCGGCCTGCTGGTCGGCGAAAAGAAGGAGCTGTCACAAGAACTGAGCAGCGCACTTACCGGCACCGGACTCTGGCATCTGCTTGCCGTCTCCGGTCTGCATATTGGAGTAATAGTTACTGCCATTTACCTGCTGCTTTCAGTGCTGGGCATCCGGGGCTGGCTCCGATTCGCAATGCTCACGCTGCTTACTCTGATTTATACCGGCATCGCCGGCTGGCAACCCTCTGCGGTCCGGGCGGCAATCATGAGCTGGGCGTTATTTCTCAGTTTTCCCCTCCAACGTCGTGTCACATCATTAACCAGTCTTGCAGTTGCTGGAATCATCATCCTGATTCTCAATCCGGATACCCTTTCCAGCATCGGCACCCAGCTCTCGTTTACTGCTACTGCTGCAATCATCACTATTACCCCGAAAATTCAGAACTGGTTGAGACAGATCCCCATTACTGCCAGAATCCGGAAATCCGTTCTCTTGCCCCTTGCTGTATCCATTGCCGCAACTGCTGGTACTGTTCCCCTCCTCGCCCGTTATTTTTACCGGTTTCAACCCCTTTCATTCCTTGCCACCCTGCTCGTGCTGCCACTGATAACCCTGATCATTCCACTTGCCCTCCTCGTTTCTTTCTCCAGTCTGTTCAGCCCGGTAATTGCCGGCACCCTTGCCCAGACACTGCACCTCCTGCTCCTGCTTACCCGCACCCTCATCACCGCCCTGGGAAAACTGCTGTGCCCGACAGTTGTATTTACGGGCAGAATTCCCGCGCTCGCAGTGTGGTATTATTACGGACTTTTGCTTTTAATTCTGAACTGGCATCATAACCGGGCTCGCACCCTGTTCCGGATCGCCGGCCTGCTCGGGCTTGTCCTGATAGTTGTAGGTCATACAGTTCGCAAACCCCGGACAGCGATCACCTTTCTCGATACCGGGGCCGGCGATGCCGTTCTGCTTGAAGACACCTTGGGAAGAAAACTGCTGATTGACGCCGGCATTGACCGGACTGATGTGCTCAGTGACTATCTGCTCAGCCGTAACATCCGGCACCTGGATGCTGCGATTGCCACCCATCCTGACCGGGACCATTACGGCGGTCTGCTCCGGCTTGATCCGGCAATCAGTATTGGTCATCTGTTTATTCCTGTGCTCGGTGGTGATACCGGATACCAGCGCCTGCTCCAATACCTGCAGACACGGGGGACAGAAATCAAAACTGTCGGCGCAGGTGCTGAGCTTCATGGCTTCGGATTTCAGGTCTGCTTTCTT from candidate division WOR-3 bacterium carries:
- a CDS encoding ComEC/Rec2 family competence protein, which codes for MPEPAYRMKLSAVCALLLIATGFFIAEHVNISFWLLLTLIFLGLILIRATRGISVYLVLLCTAYLYRHSAQPPITPPMIYNLRHFQGIVIQEPLAHPEITLKLLSPLSGKVVLRLQDSISGLRYGDLLSINSQIRPLNYPRNPGLPDYNRQLLNQGIIGRASARHSQIRLIRRRVGNPLLNGVVMPTRRYMIHVFHRYLPQYDINLLLGLLVGEKKELSQELSSALTGTGLWHLLAVSGLHIGVIVTAIYLLLSVLGIRGWLRFAMLTLLTLIYTGIAGWQPSAVRAAIMSWALFLSFPLQRRVTSLTSLAVAGIIILILNPDTLSSIGTQLSFTATAAIITITPKIQNWLRQIPITARIRKSVLLPLAVSIAATAGTVPLLARYFYRFQPLSFLATLLVLPLITLIIPLALLVSFSSLFSPVIAGTLAQTLHLLLLLTRTLITALGKLLCPTVVFTGRIPALAVWYYYGLLLLILNWHHNRARTLFRIAGLLGLVLIVVGHTVRKPRTAITFLDTGAGDAVLLEDTLGRKLLIDAGIDRTDVLSDYLLSRNIRHLDAAIATHPDRDHYGGLLRLDPAISIGHLFIPVLGGDTGYQRLLQYLQTRGTEIKTVGAGAELHGFGFQVCFLAPDRLSCWLYSRRLAATNQISIVNLISYSGTNLLFTGDCESVSLLQQTAGSTRIHILKSPHHGSRKGNPPELFSSLKPDYVIVMGRYPTPARLESILPAQKIFYLNTRRDGGIILHFPGGKPQFRRN